A stretch of DNA from Gemmatimonadaceae bacterium:
TCATCAGGAAGAGGTGCGCGGGGGCAGACGGGGGCGAATGTGTGTTATAGACGACTCTTGTGCTCTATATAAGACGAACGTATCTTATAAAGCACATTACCGTCCAACCGCCAGTCATGCGACCACCCGCCAAGCCCCAGAGTGCCCGCCGCTATCCCCTGAACGCCATGCTCGGCACCGAAGCGAACGTCCGGCTGCTCCGGGTGCTGTTCGCAACCGGAGGTGAGCCACTCGGGGCCGGCGAGTTGGCGCGCCGAGCGGCGCTCGGCCGCACGTCGATCTACAAGGCGCTGAGCCATCTGGAGCAGGCCGGGATCGTGAGCCACGTTGGCACCGGGGCCCAGCGTCAGATCCGGGTCCGGGAGGAGCATCCCCTCGCGCTGGTGCTGCACACACTGTTCGAGGGGGAGGCGTCGGCCTTCGACCGACTCCTCGACGCGCTGCGCCAGGCCGCCGCGAAGGTCCCGGACGCTGTGGCGGTCTGGATCGAGGGGCCCATCGCGACCGGCACGGATGCTCCTGATGAACCCGTGACGTGCGTTGTGCTCGGAACGCCCGACGCGCTGCCGCGACTCACGGTCGGACTTCGGGACGCCTTGGCCCCGATTGAGCGCGCGTTCGACGTGACGGTCTCCATCCACGGCGCGACGCGCGCCGAGCTCGCGATGCGATCGGGGGTCGGCGTACGCGCACTCCGCGATGCCATTCTGCTCGCGGGAACTCCGCCTGCCGCGTTTCACCCTTCGACCCGAGCGCAGGCTGGAAAGCGCCGGCACGTTGGAACGCACGGGGACCTCGACGCGCAGGCGGTGGCACTCGGGGCCGCGCTGGCGACGCTCATCAGGCGGGATCCCGGCCTCGTCGATCGTGCGGGGCGCGACATCGAGCGTCGGTTGCGGCGCGCGTCGCCGCGCGAGCGTCGCGAACTCGAAGAATGGGCTCAGTTGCTCAGCACCGCGACGCCAAACCGCCTTCGTGCGCTGCTCGTCGATCCGGGGGAGCGGATGACGCGGCTGCGGCAATCGATGCCGTTCATGAGCGTGCTTGCCGCGGACGAGCGCGCGAGCCTGGCGAAGCTGGCGCGCGACGCGACGAGCGAGGAATGACGCGAGATCAGTTGGAGCACGCGATTCGCGCAGCGTGCGACGTCGCCGAGGATACCGAAGTGTTCGTTTTCGGTTCGCAGGCGATCCTCGGCCAGTATCCCGACGCGCCGCCGGCGCTACGGCAGTCCGCGGAGGCCGACATCGCGCCGGCGCATTCCGACGGCAACGTCGATCTGATCGATGCGATGCTCGGCATGGATTCCGCATTTCACGCGCAGTTCGGTTTCTACGTCCACGGCGTGCCGATCCAGGCCGCCGTGCTTCCCGCCGGCTGGCAGCGGCGTGCCGTGGTCGTGCAGAACGCGAATACGCGCCACCTGATCGGACGCTGCGTCGAAGCCCATGATCTTGCGGCGAGCAAGCTGGTCGCATTTCGAGAGAAGGACCGGGACTTCGTCAGGGTTCTGCTCGGCGAGGAGCTGGTTCGGGCGCGAAAGCTCAGGTTGCGGATCACGCAGTTGCCGGTGGTGCCGGGAAGCTTCGGTGAGGAACAACGGGCTCACCTGATGGAATGGCTGCGAGGCACGATCCGCGAACTGGGCCGGGCCTGAAGCGGCGCGTGCGTGGCGGGGCGCTTACTCCGGCACCTCATGCGTCGGCGAGCAGCGCCGCGGCATTGCGCTTCAAGCCCGGCAACTTCGCCCGCTTCATTGCCGAGCCCTTGAACGCGGTGCGGAATTCGTCTTCGCTCATGGCGAGGATATCGGTCGCCAGCGTCCGCGCGTCCTTCCCCGCAATCACCGCCCGCGGCTGGAAGCTCGGCTCCTGCACCTCCCGCGCGAACTTCACGTTCCACGGGCACACCTCCTGGCACACATCGCACCCGTATATATGCCCGCCCTCGGCGATCGTGCCATGGAACGCCTCCGGAATCTCCCCTTTCAACTCGATGGTCAGGTACGAAATACACCTCGGCGCATCGAGGACCCCCGGCTCCACGAAGGCTCCAGTCGGGCAGGCGTCCAGACACGCGCGGCAACTCCCGCACCGTTCGACATCGAACGGCGCGTCGGGCGCAAGTTCGAGATCCACGAGCAGCTCGCTGAGAAAGAAGTAAGACCCGAGTGTCGGATTGATGAGATTCGTATTCTTTCCGAACCAGCCGAGCCCCGCCTTCCGCGCCAGGTCACGCTCGAGAATGGGCCCCGTATCCACGTACGCCTTGCCGGGCACGGACGCGCCCACTTCAGCCTCGAGCAGTCGGTGCAGCTCATTCAGCCGGTCGAGCATCACGTCGTGGTAGTCGTCGCCGCGGGCATAGCGCGCCACCGGGCCGTCGGGCGCCTTGCCGCCGTAGTCGAGCGCCACCACCACTGCGCTCTTCGCCCCGGTCACGGGCAGCCGCGTGTCGGCGCGCTTGCCGGCCCCGCGCGCCAGATACGCCATCTCGCCGGCGTAGCCCGCCGCCAACCACCGCGCGAACGCCGGTGCAGTTTCGGCGGGGCCCAGCGCGGCGATGCCAACCAGATCGAAGCCGAGGGCGTAGGCGTGCGCCTTGACGCGCTCCTCGATGGACCGCGTCACGGCTCGCGCACGGCCCACCGGGCA
This window harbors:
- a CDS encoding helix-turn-helix domain-containing protein, which gives rise to MLGTEANVRLLRVLFATGGEPLGAGELARRAALGRTSIYKALSHLEQAGIVSHVGTGAQRQIRVREEHPLALVLHTLFEGEASAFDRLLDALRQAAAKVPDAVAVWIEGPIATGTDAPDEPVTCVVLGTPDALPRLTVGLRDALAPIERAFDVTVSIHGATRAELAMRSGVGVRALRDAILLAGTPPAAFHPSTRAQAGKRRHVGTHGDLDAQAVALGAALATLIRRDPGLVDRAGRDIERRLRRASPRERRELEEWAQLLSTATPNRLRALLVDPGERMTRLRQSMPFMSVLAADERASLAKLARDATSEE
- the queG gene encoding tRNA epoxyqueuosine(34) reductase QueG, producing MTRSIEERVKAHAYALGFDLVGIAALGPAETAPAFARWLAAGYAGEMAYLARGAGKRADTRLPVTGAKSAVVVALDYGGKAPDGPVARYARGDDYHDVMLDRLNELHRLLEAEVGASVPGKAYVDTGPILERDLARKAGLGWFGKNTNLINPTLGSYFFLSELLVDLELAPDAPFDVERCGSCRACLDACPTGAFVEPGVLDAPRCISYLTIELKGEIPEAFHGTIAEGGHIYGCDVCQEVCPWNVKFAREVQEPSFQPRAVIAGKDARTLATDILAMSEDEFRTAFKGSAMKRAKLPGLKRNAAALLADA